The window CAGGTCATGGATCCGATTAACTGGGACGAAACGGAGCACTGGTCGCGTGCAAGTGACCATCTCGGGGGCTTTGAAGGTGGGATGACAAACGGAATGCCGATCATCGTGAATGCCGCAATGAAGCCAATTCCGACTCTGTATAAACCGTTACAGACCGCGGATGTGAACACCAAGGAAGCCAAGAAAGCGAACGTGGAACGCTCGGATACGACTGCGATTGTGCCAGCTTCCCTAGTAATCGAAAGCGTGGTAGAGATTGAACTGGCCAAGGTCCTGACGGAGACCTTTGATGGCAGCACTTTAGGCCGGTTACAGGAACAAGTGGCGGCTTACCGCCAGGAATTAGCGGATTATTAAGATGACGCGGGTGCATACGTTAGGACCACAAACCACTGATTGTTATCGCGCTGCGCAGGCTTATGTCGAACGCCATCCGGAGCATGAATATCAAATCATGCTGCATTCTAGTTTTGCCGCGGCCATTGCCGCTGTTACGAAGTACCCCGGGGAACAAATTTTACTACCGACGGCGCTGCAACTAGCGGATGGAACCGACTGGGGTGCTTTACACTATCGTTATCTGGAACGGTGGCAGTTGGTTGATGTTTTTTCCCATCCGCTCGATCCGTTGGTTTTGGTCCAGAGTCAGCGCCAGACGGGGTTCATCGATTTACATCCCGCGACGGCAGAATTAGCCCGGCGGTTGGTTGACGACCAACATGAACGGCGCTTTGCTGCGAGCAAGTGGGCTGCCTACCAAGCCTATCGGAACGATGGGGAATTTTGCATTACCAATCAAGCTAATTTAGACCCGCAAGAACGAATCTTAAACCGGTGGGACGTCGACATGGTCTGGACGGTTTACCAAGAACAGGAGGAGTAAAGATGCGCAAGTTAGAGCAAGCCCCCCACGGACTGCACGGAGAGCTCGCGGTGCCCGGGGACAAGAGTATTTCTCACCGAGCCCTGATGCTGGGCGCGGTGGCCACGGGAACCACGACTATCGAACATTGGTTAACCGGAGAAGATTGTCAGCACACGTTACAAGCATTGCGGGACGTCGGTGTTCCGATTGAACGGAAAGGAACTATGGTGACCGTGCACGGTAAGGGAAGCGCTGGCAACTTCGTGGCTCCCGCAACGTCGTTAGCAATGGGGAATTCTGGAACCACGACGCGCTTATTGATGGGACTTTTGAGCGGGACGTCATTTACCAGCAAACTGGTGGGGGATGATTCTCTAGAACGTCGGCCGATGCAGCGGGTTACGCAGCCGTTGGCAGAACTGGGCGTTAGAATTGACCTCACTGCAGCTGGAACGCTGCCAGCCCAAGTCCACGGTGGTCCGGTTCATGGTGGCACGGTGCGGTTGAACGTCGCCAGCGCGCAGGTGAAGAGTGCGGTGCTCCTAGCGGGTCTCAACGCGCCGACGCCCACGGTGGTAGTAGAAAAACTGCCCACCCGGGATCATACGGAAATCATGCTGCGCCAGTTTGGAGCGGATATCACAACGTCCGCGGATCAACGCACCATTACGCTGCAACCGCAGCCACACTTAACCGGGCAGACCGTGGTGGTGCCCGGGGACCTCTCCTCAGCCGCCTTCTTTTTGGTGGCGGCCACCATTGTCCCACAGTCCGAAGTGAAACTGACGAACGTTAACTTAAACCCAACCCGGACCGGCATTCTACGGGTCTTAGACCAGATGGGAGCGGATGTTACCATCGAACCGATTCCAACCACTGGAGAACCCCGGGGTAATTTGCTGGTTCGTAGCAGTCAGTTACAACCAATTCACCTGACGGCTTCTGACATTCCGGCGGTAATTGACGAGCTTCCGCTGGTGGCACTCTTAGCCGCTACGGCAGACGGGACCAGTACAATTCGCGGCGCTGTCGAGTTACGGGTTAAAGAAACCGATCGAATTTCGGTGCTGAAAACGGAACTAGAGAAACTGGGGGTCGCGGTGACCGAGTATCCCGACGGATTGGCGATTACCGGGCGTCCGGCGTGGGATGTCCAGGATTCAAAACTGGATAGCCATGGGGACCACCGAATTGGCATGATGCTTTCAATCGCAGCGTTACGGAGTCACACGCCGTTGATTCTGCAAAATGAGGAGGCCGTAGCGGTTTCCTATCCCCAATTTTTCACTGATTTAGAGCAACTACGGGAGGATCATTAATGACAACGGTTTTCATTCACGGATTTGGTTTGTTAGGAAGTTCGCTGGCGCGGGTGCTCCGGCAGGAAGCTGAACCGGTAACCATCATCGGGAGTGACCATAATCCTGCGCAAATTGAATATGCAAGGGAACACCAGTTGCTAGATCAAACGAGCACCGGCTTAGAGCGGGCGCCTGAAGCAGATGTGATTATTTTAGCGACCCCAGTGGATCAAATTAAGCAAACGTTGCGTGCGTTGGCAAAGTTGCCACTTCAACCGGGTGTGATTGTTACCGACGTGGGCAGCACAAAACAAAGCGTGGTGAAAGCGAGTCAAGCATTAGCGGCCACCCCCGCGGTCTTTGTTGGTGGTCATCCGATGGCCGGATCTCACAAAACGGGAGCACGCGCTGGGCGCGCCGATTTATTTGAAAATGCCTTCTACTTTCAAACTCCGCAAAGTAGTGCCGAACGAGCCGCAGCGCAGCAACTACAACACTTGCTTGCTGGAACGAAAGTCAAATTTGTCCAGATTACGCCCGAACGCCACGATCGGTTGGTGGGGCAGGTTAGCCATTTACCGCACGTGTTGGCGGCTGGACTGGTTAATCAGAGTAAGCAGGCACTGCAATCAGATTCGTTGGGACTGCGCGTGGCAGCCGGTGGTTTTAAATCCATGACCCGGATTGCAGCGGCTGATCCCACGATGTGGCAGTCGATTTTGCTCAACAATGGTCCGGTGGTAAGCGACCAAGTAGCTGCTTACATTGAAACGTTGCAACGGGTCCAGACTGCCATTAACCAGCAGGATGGTCCGGCTCTCTGGGAGTACTTTCAAAGCGCCCAACAAAGTCGGCAACAGCTGGAGCAACAGGATGATAACCAGGGTGCGGGCTTTTACGACCTCTTTTTAGACATTCCGGACCAACCGGGGACCATTGCGCGGGTGACAACGTTATTAGCCCAGGCTCACCTAAACTTGGTCAACCTGCAGATTTTGGAAGTGCGCGAGGATGTCAACGGAATCTTACAGCTAACCTTTAGTACGGCGGCAGATGCCCAACGGGCGGAGACGGCGCTCGCGCCCGAGTATCACATTGTGAGGAGGGATTAGGATGGATTTAATTTTGATTGGATTCATGGGTAGTGGCAAAACCACGATTAGCCAGTTACTTGGCGAACGGCTAGGAGTGCCCGTGACCGATTTAGACCAGGTGATTGTAGAAACCGCCGAACGATCCATCGCAGCCATTTTTGCTGAACAGGGCGAAGTAGGGTTTCGCCTGTTAGAAACTCAGGCGCTCGCCACCCAACTGGATCAACCGGGGATTTTAGCGACCGGAGGCGGCGTTCCCACGCAGGAACAGAATCGGGAACTTTTACAGTGCCACGCGGCTCCGGTGGTTTTACTAGAGATTGCCCCCGAAACAGCTTACGAACGGGTGAAAGCGGATGAGCATCGGCCGATTGCGAAAAACCTCGATTTAGCGGAACTAGCGGCGTTGAAAGACTCTCGTCAGGGATATTATCAAAGCTGTGCTGATTTAGTTGTGGACGCTAATCAGGATCCGAAGGCGATTGTGAATGAGATCATGAATTATTATCAGTTAAACTAAAAGATTTTCTGAAATTTTCACGATAATAAAAATAAACTACCAATGGTCGTCAGCAATTTGAAGATTGCTAATAATTATTGGTAGTTTTTGCTTTAAAGATCTTTTTTAGAAGAGAAAATGGGTGATGGTTAAAATAACTCCATCTTTAATTAACCCGATTGCTAACTCGAAATTCTAGTATGCCAAATTGCGATGCACCGTTTGTGACAAACTGGTTATTGTCATTGATTTGCCACAGATAGTTCTCGGTCTGTAGGTGCTGCTGCTGGCAAAAATGCCGAAGCTTGGTTAATCCTTGGTGAATGCCAGCTAGCGTATTTTCAACGCGGATGCCAACAAACAAACCCGCTGGCTTGGTAATGCTGGGAATCATCACGGTTGGAGCTGGTTTATGAACTTCGCGGATGATGCGAAACGAAGCAGTTGGATAGCCATCCGGTTGATCAACGCCTAAGTTGGTTAAAAATCCAGATTGATTGGTATCAAGAACTGCTAGTTGGTTAAATTGTTGATAAAATTCTGCAAATAATTGCGCCACTTCCTCCTCCGTACAATTAACTGATTGCTGGGAACACCAAAAGGCCGTTTCAATCTCGTTTTGCAGAAACGGTTCATCCAAAGGTCGTTTGGGGGTGGTAGTTTGGTGGAGTTGATGATTAATCACCGTTTGAATGGCAGTTAATTCATCAATTTTATGGTTAATCTGAGTTTGAAGTTCAACTAGTTTATCAGGAGCTAGTCCCTGTCGGTGCTTACCCTGTAGTTTTTTAATTTCATCTAATGAAACGCCCAAGCTGCGTAAGCCCAGGATAAAAGTTAAATTGTATAATTGATTGTAATCGTAATAGCGATAACCATGGGCATCCCGCCGTTGGGGACGAAAAATGCCCTGCTTATCATAGAAAATTAAGGTCCGCCTGGTGGTGTTAGCAAGGCGCGCCATTTCACTGATTTTTAGCATAACTGCTCCTTTTTGACTGTAACGTGACGTTACATCGTATAATGGAATTAAATTAATTATCAAATCTTTAGAGACGTTTATCAAGGAAAGGTGGCAATAACCTTGCGGCAATCATCGCTATTTGCAAATGATGAAGAGACGGCTCCGTTGGCTAGTCGGGTTCGGCCGCAAACTTTAGAGCAGTTTGTGGGGCAACAAACTTTGTTAGGCCACGGGAAAATTCTCCGAGAACTTATCGAAAACGACCAGGTTTCGTCAATGATTTTTTGGGGTCCTCCAGGAACCGGGAAAACGACGTTAGCAGAAATAATTGCTAAAACAACCCAGGCGCATTTCATTAGTTTTAGCGCGGTGGATAGTAGTATTAGCAAAATTAAAAAGGTAATGCAACAGGCAGAAACGGAACGAGAAGTCGGCCAGAAGACGATTGTTTTTGTTGATGAAATTCATCGGTTTAATAAGGCTCAACAAGATGCCTTTTTACCCTACGTGGAACAAGGTAGCATTATTTTAATCGGAGCCACCACCGAAAATCCGTCGTTTGAGATTAACTCGGCCTTATTATCACGGTGTAAGGTGTTCGTGTTAAAACCACTGCAGGTGCCAGACATTGTGAAACTGCTCCACCAGGCCTTAAACCATCCGAACGGTTTTCCCAACCAAACCATTAAAATTGGTGATAATGAGTTACAGGCAATTGCGACTTTCTCCAACGGGGATGCTCGGACCGCTTTAAATACGCTAGAAATGGCGGTTTTAAATGGCAAGCGGGACCAAAACGTGGTCACCATTACGACTGATGATCTCTCACAACTAATTAGTCAAAAGTCAGTACTCTACGATAAAAACGGAGAAGAACACTATAATTTAATTTCCGCACTGCATAAGTCGATGCGCAATAGTGACGTTGATGCGGCTATTTATTGGTTATCCCGCATGTTAGCAGGTGGCGAATATCCGCTCTACATTGCGAGACGGTTGGTCCGCTTTGCCAGCGAAGACATTGGATTAGCGGATTCGAATGCTTTGAACGTGGCGATTAACGTGTTTCAAGCCTGCCAGTTCCTGGGAATGCCAGAGTGTGACGTTCACTTGGTAGAGGCAGTAACTTACTTATCCTTAGCACCCAAATCGAATGCCTTGTATAAGGCCCGGCTCGCTGCGGAGAAGGACGTGAAAAAGACCATCAATGATCCGGTTCCACTGCAAATTCGCAATGCTCCCACCAAATTAATGAAAGACCTCGGTTATGGGAAAGATTATCAACTAGCGCATTCTCATCAAGCTAAATTAACCACGATGAAAACAATGCCGCCCAATCTAGAGGGAAGTGAGTACTACTTACCCACCACTTCTGGCAACGAACGACGCTTTAAAGACCGGTTAGAGCAAATTAAAGCATGGCATCAAAAACACGACTAATGGAGATATTGTAATGGACCATAAACAGAATGAAATTACTCAAATCGAAGTCCGGGGTGGCAACGTCCACAACCTGAAAAACATTAACGTCAACATTCCCTTAAAGCAATTTGTGGCCATCTCCGGCCTCTCTGGTTCGGGGAAGAGTTCGTTAGCAATGGGAATCTTGTACGCCGAGGGGTCGCGTCGTTACTTAGAAGCGCTTTCGACCTACACCCGCCGGCGGATTAGCCAGAATCAGGGAGCGCCACAAGTACAAGAAGTTAAACACATTCCGTCGGCCTTAGCCCTGCGCCAACGACCCGATGTTCCGTCCGAACGTTCCACGGTGGGGTCGATGACGGAGGTTTTTAACGTAGTGCGGCTAATTTTTTCGCGGTTGGGTTCGCCAGTTTGTCCCAACGGGCACCGGTTGAAACCCAGTCTGAACATCGCCCAAGTCATGGATTTGCCGGGCGACAACCCCGAAATGGGTTGGGTGACCTGTCCCGTGTGTGGCATTCACTTTATGATCAAGTCGGCCGAGGATTTTTCCTTTAATTCTGCCGGGCGCTGTCCTAAATGTGATGGAACGGGAGAGGTACGGGAACTCGATGAACGCAAATTGATTGGTAACGAGAACCTGACCCTCGACGAGGGGGCCGTGGCGTCTTGGCACTTACCGGGTCGTAACTTCATGCCGACGGTAGCGGCTACGTTGGGTGTCCGGACGGATGTTCCGTATAAGGACCTAACGGACCACGAAAAAGACATTGTCCTGCACGGAGCCAAAAAACAGTATCCAGTGGACTTTCGGACGTCAACCGGACGAGTTTTTCATACTGATAACACGCTGTATGAGAACGCCTACGCCGCTGTTTATGATTCATTGAAAACGGCCAAGAGTGAACGGTCCCTGAACAAGATTAACCAGTTCTTTCACTTCTCAGTGTGCCCGGTTTGTCACGGTAGTCGGCTGAATCCCGATTTATTAACCCAAATTGTCGGGGAAAAGAACATTGCCGAAGTAGCGGACCTAGCGTTGGGTGATTTAGCGGATTGGGAACGCGTGACGAAGCACGAGCTACCGGCTGACATGCACCACATGGCCGATATTTTATTTTCCAACATGCAGGATACCCTCCATCCGTTGTTAGAACTGGGTTTGGATTATTTGACCCTTTCTCGGGGAAGCAACACGCTGTCGACTGGTGAATTGCAACGGATTCAACTAGCTAAAACCCTGCGGACCGAGACCACCGGGGTCTTGTACGTCCTAGATGAACCATCGATCGGACTGCATCCAGATAACGTGAAAGGACTTCTCCACGTCTTTCGAGCCTTGATTGCGCAGGGAAATTCCCTGGTTGTAGTGGATCACGACGTGGACATTATTGCCGCCGCCGATTGGATTATTGAAATTGGTCCCGGATCGGGGGCCCAGGGAGGCCAGGTGATTGCGGAAGGAACGCCAGCGCACTTACAGTCGGATCCACAATCTTTAATCGGACCATTTTTATCTGGAAAAGCACCAGTTATGCACGAGAAGATGGCTAGTCAGCAGGATGCACAACAGCTTGATACCACGGTGCAGGTGGCTGATTACTTTAACCTTCACGATGTGACCGTTACGATTCCCGGCAATCAGATTACGACGGTCACTGGTTTTTCGGGAGCGGGAAAAACTAGTTTGATTTTAGATAGTTTGGTACCGGCAATTACGGCGCAAACTCGGGGTCAGCAACTGCCGGAACAAGTCCGCCGCTTGGACACTCAGTTAGATCACGTGGTTAGCGTCGATGCTAAACCAGTGGGGAAGAACGCCCGCTCCAGTCTAGCCACCTACACAAACATCATGGATAACTTACGGAAGCTGTTTGCCGGTTTACCGGCCGCCCAGGAGCATCACTACAGTGTTTCGGACTTTTCGTACAACAATAAAAAGGGCGCTTGCCCGCACTGTGGTGGAATTGGCGTTATTACTTTAGACATTCAGTATCTGCCAGACATTGAACAAACTTGTCCGGTGTGTCATGGAAATCGGTACAACGATGAGATTCAAGCAATTAAGTGGCACGGCTATTCCATCGTGGACCTACTCAAGTTGTCCGTCCGGGATGCATTACCGGTCTTTCAAGAAGTACCCGCCATTCAACGGACTCTGCAGACCTTAGCTGAAATTGGCCTTGATTACTTCCACTTGGGGGAAAGTACTCCAACCTTGTCGGGAGGGGAAGCCCAACGACTGAAACTGATTAACCACCTCGGCAAGCACCAGGAACGGACCCTGTTCGTGTTTGACGAACCGTCGATTGGATTGCATCCCCTCGATGTCCAAACTTTGTTGGGAGTCATGAACCAGCTTAAACAACGCGGGGCTACCATCATTATCATCACGCATGATCTGGAGCTGGTGGCGAACGCTGATTATCTGATTGATTTGGGTCCCAAAGGGGGAGCAGCCGGGGGTCAACTGATGGCAGCTGGCACACCGCAAACTTTAGTTCAGCACCCGACTAGTTTGACGACGCAGTATTTAGAACAGTACTGGCAGAAATTTGGGTTAGGAGGTTAACGTGTCGATGAAAAAAGTTACTTCTGACCGCAACTTATGGGTTTACCTAACCTCATTTTTCCTCTATAACTTTGCCCGGGTGCTACCCCATGCGGTGTTAACCGTGATTTTACTGGATAAGGGGATGAGCATCGGTGAGATTGCAATCATTCAAAGTTTCTTCATGGTGGCGGTCTTATTGTTTGAATTTCCGTCCGGAATTTTAACCGACACCTGGTCCGAGAAAAAAATTTACCTGTTAGCGCTCGCACTGTTAGCCGTTTCTTACTGTTTGATTATGGGCTCGCACTCTTTCGTAGTGCTGTGTTTGTCCTGGTTTATCTACGGAATCAGTAGTGCCTCCATCAGTAGCTCGTTGGAAACCTTTTTCTTGCGCAAGTATCGGAATAACGAAACGTTAATTAAACGGTTCAACGTCCGGTTTAACAACACGGATCTAATCAGTGGCCTGGTGGGCGGAGGACTCGGTTCTTTCATTTATGCTTATCTAGAAAACGCGCTCTACATCATTTCGATTGTACTAATTATCGTTTCGGCAGCTCTGATTGTGCTCTTTTTTCGGGGCGATGAACGAGTTAGTGTGGGCGAACTAACCAGTCTGAAAACGATTCTAGCGGAATTACGGAGCATCAAATCGCCCAGTCTCTATCGGAGCATCTTTTTGCTGGCCGTGTTTCAAATCATCATGCAGCTTTTTTTCCAATTTTGGCAGGTGTTGTTTCTAGACGCCGGAATTAATAAAAAACAATTTGGACTGTTCTACGTTGTCTTTCAGATCATCGCGCTGTTCAGCAACTGGATCTTTGGCCGGGTGAGTTTTAAGCACCATCAGGTTAGTTTGGTGGTTTTAATGGCCGCGTTATTGATTGGTGGAATTTATTTCAATCAGGGCACGGGTCTGTTTGTGGTTTTAATTTGCCTCTTTTTATTGCCATTCAACATTTACAGCAATCAACTTCAATTAGACATTCAACGTGAATCGCCCACGACCGCCGTGGCTTCGGTAGTTTCTTTTGCCGGGACCTGTGGGAGCGTGGTGTCGATGTTGTTCTTATGGATAGTCGGACTGTTGGACCACTTTCAAACCTTTAACGTGGTTGCGATTGAGGCTACGCTAGTATTTCTAGTAATTTCATTAGGCGCTTACTATGGCAGTCGGTTACGGACGAAATAATTGATGTAATTTAAGTCAGCTGGAATGCTGACTTTTTTTGTAAGGAAAATTAAATCTAAACGTTGACTTAGAGTGTACTCTAAGGAATACCATTAGGTTGTGAGTAGGAAAGGAGTTGGTTAGCATCGCGAACGATTACTATTCCATCGGTGAATTTGCAAAAAAAACGGGACTTTCAACGTATACGCTGCGGTATTATGAGCGGGAAAATTTGATTGTACCGCATCGGGATCAGAAACAACGGCGCTTTTATACGGAACAAGACGTCGGCTGGGTCCATTTCCTCATGCATCTGAAGGGCACCGGCATGTCTATGAATGAGATTCAACAGTACATTACCTGGCGGGCGCAGGGGGATGCGACCATTGAACAACGTAAAGAGTTACTACAAAACGTCCGAGAACGAAGCTTAGCCCAGATTCGGGAAACGCAAAATCATTTGGAGATTCTTTCCCATAAAATCGATTGGTATGACGGTAAATTGGACCATTCGATTCAGGATTCGGAATCTTTTGCGGAGTATTTAAAACAATTTAAAACCGAAAATTAATTGAAGGAGTATGAATATGGCAAACGAAATTAAAAATGAAAATGTCAAAAACGGAGTAATTTTTCCCGTCGGAGAAGATAATCCGTACGGACAATATTTTACCGGGAAGAGCTTTCTGGACACTTTAGTGGCGGACCCCGATCTTGATGCTAGTGTTGGAAATGTGACTTTTGAACCCGGGACGCGGAATAACTGGCACGTCCACTACGGATACCAAATTTTGTTAGTTACAGGTGGTGAAGGTTGGTACCAAGAAGAAGGGAAACCAGCTCGGCACCTTGTTCCTGGAGACGTCGTAGTCACTAAAAAGAACATCAAACACTGGCACGGGGCTACAAAAGACAGTTGGTTCGCCCACATTGCGATTACCAGTGGAAAATCAGAATTTTTAGAACCAGTTTCTGATGCAGAATACGATCAGTTAGGAGAATAATTATGGTGCAAAAACAAACAGCAGGGCACGATAACTTTGGTGATTTTGCCCCGAAATTTGCCGAAATGAACGATGACGTTTTGTTTGGTGAAATTTGGTCGCGGGAACAACAACTTCCTGCCAAGCAACGGAGTTTAATTACGTGCACGAGCCTCATTTCCCAGGGCATCTTTGGCCCGTTGCAGTATCACTTAGAAACGGCGAAAAAGAACGGTGTTACCAAAGAAGAAATGGTGGAAGCCATTACCCAGTTAGCGTTCTACGCGGGTTGGCCCAAGGCGTGGACAGCTATGAGTCTCGCTAAGGAAGTTTATGCAGAGGACTAAAAGAAAGGATGATTGAAATGGCTGAAAAATGGACTGTTGCCCAACTAAAAGAGTTTAGTGAAGCTGATGACATGAAGGTTTCACCGTTTTACAGTGACGGAAAGACTTACGGAACCCCAACCTGGATTTGGTCCGTAGTTACAAACGATAATTTATACGTCCGGGCCTATAACGGCCAAAACTCGTCGTGGTACCAAGCAGCGATGCAGCAAGGAGCTGGTAAGATTCATTTGGCGGGTCAGAACTACGAGGTTAAATTTGAAGGAGTTTCTAATACTCCCGAATTAGACCGCGCCATTAGTGCGGCTTACCAAACTAAGTATGCTAATAGTCCTTATTTGCCACCGATGCTAAAAGAGGGACCGGTTGGAGCAACGGTGAAGATTATTCCTAATAATTAGATAGATTACAGAATTCATTGCTAGTTTTGCTGGCAGTGAATTTTAATTTGGGAGGAAAAATTAATGACTAATCACCATATTTTTAACCGTAACAGTTCGGAATATGCTGAAATTCAAAAAATTAAAAGTGCCAATGAACCTTTAATTCAACGCTTGAATTTAGAACCGCATTCGCCGGCAGAGATCAGAACCTTGCTAACTCAAATTACTGGGAAAGAAATTCCAGCTAGTACGGAAATTAACGTTCCGTTTGAAACCGATTTCGGCAAGAATATTACAATTGGAAAAGATGGATTTATCAATAAGAACGCAATGTTTGTTGACCTAGGTGGAATTTCAATTGGAGATCGTTGTTTAATCGGTCCCAACGTTACCTTAGTTAGTGTTAATCATGCCCAACCAGTGGCAGACAGAAGAAGCCTTGAATTGGATCCAGTTAAAATTGAGGATGACGTTTGGCTGGGTGCCAACGTAACGGTATTACCAGGTGTCACGATTGGAAAAGGAGCAATTATTGGTGCTAATAGCTTGGTTACTAAGGACGTTCCCGCCGGAATGATTGCGGTGGGTAGTCCTGCTAAAGTCATTAAACCGGTTGCTTCTAAATAAACAAAAAAACCGACTATTTTGTAGTCGGTTTTTTATAATTTCACTAATTAGATTGGTTGTCCCGTGGGCCGAACCAAGACTTCGTTGATATCTACGTTTTCTGGTTGACTCATCATGAAGACCGCAATTTCAGCAATGTCTTCGGATTTTAACCAACCATTCTTGTTGGCACTGTTGCCTTCCAGCATTTGTTTTCTGATTTTTTCATCATGAACCGTTGAGTAGAGGTTCGTGTCCACAGCTCCAGGCGAAACAATTCCGGTTTTGATGCCATTTTGATGTTCTTCTTGGCGAAGTCCTTCCATGATGGCTCGGACGGCGTACTTGGAACCGTTGTAAACCGCGGAACCAGGGTAAACCACGTGCCCAGCAACGGAGTCGGTTGCCATAATCAAACCATGACCTTGCTTACGCATGATTGGAGTGGCAGCACTAATCCCGTTGAGTACCCCCATGATGTTGGTATTTAAAATGGCTTGCCATTCAGCCAACTTCTCGGCATCGGCAACCATTCCCTGGGGCATGATCCCGGCGTTGTTGTAGAGCACGTCTAGTTGACCAAATTTTTCCACCGCCAATTTAACTAAACTTTGTACGTCCGCTAGCTTAGTTACATCGGTTAATTGAACAGCGAAATTTTCAGGATGAGCCACCGTATTTAGCATTTCATCTAACTTGGCTTGGTTCCGCGAACCAATTACCACCTTAGCCCCGCGTTCGTTAGCTAACTTTGCGGTAGCGGCACCCATTCCAGATGAGCCACCGGTAATGACAACTACTTTATCTTTAATTGGCATAATTTTTTCCTCCTTTAATCTTTATGA of the Fructilactobacillus cliffordii genome contains:
- a CDS encoding ATP-binding cassette domain-containing protein — translated: MDHKQNEITQIEVRGGNVHNLKNINVNIPLKQFVAISGLSGSGKSSLAMGILYAEGSRRYLEALSTYTRRRISQNQGAPQVQEVKHIPSALALRQRPDVPSERSTVGSMTEVFNVVRLIFSRLGSPVCPNGHRLKPSLNIAQVMDLPGDNPEMGWVTCPVCGIHFMIKSAEDFSFNSAGRCPKCDGTGEVRELDERKLIGNENLTLDEGAVASWHLPGRNFMPTVAATLGVRTDVPYKDLTDHEKDIVLHGAKKQYPVDFRTSTGRVFHTDNTLYENAYAAVYDSLKTAKSERSLNKINQFFHFSVCPVCHGSRLNPDLLTQIVGEKNIAEVADLALGDLADWERVTKHELPADMHHMADILFSNMQDTLHPLLELGLDYLTLSRGSNTLSTGELQRIQLAKTLRTETTGVLYVLDEPSIGLHPDNVKGLLHVFRALIAQGNSLVVVDHDVDIIAAADWIIEIGPGSGAQGGQVIAEGTPAHLQSDPQSLIGPFLSGKAPVMHEKMASQQDAQQLDTTVQVADYFNLHDVTVTIPGNQITTVTGFSGAGKTSLILDSLVPAITAQTRGQQLPEQVRRLDTQLDHVVSVDAKPVGKNARSSLATYTNIMDNLRKLFAGLPAAQEHHYSVSDFSYNNKKGACPHCGGIGVITLDIQYLPDIEQTCPVCHGNRYNDEIQAIKWHGYSIVDLLKLSVRDALPVFQEVPAIQRTLQTLAEIGLDYFHLGESTPTLSGGEAQRLKLINHLGKHQERTLFVFDEPSIGLHPLDVQTLLGVMNQLKQRGATIIIITHDLELVANADYLIDLGPKGGAAGGQLMAAGTPQTLVQHPTSLTTQYLEQYWQKFGLGG
- the aroA gene encoding 3-phosphoshikimate 1-carboxyvinyltransferase, giving the protein MRKLEQAPHGLHGELAVPGDKSISHRALMLGAVATGTTTIEHWLTGEDCQHTLQALRDVGVPIERKGTMVTVHGKGSAGNFVAPATSLAMGNSGTTTRLLMGLLSGTSFTSKLVGDDSLERRPMQRVTQPLAELGVRIDLTAAGTLPAQVHGGPVHGGTVRLNVASAQVKSAVLLAGLNAPTPTVVVEKLPTRDHTEIMLRQFGADITTSADQRTITLQPQPHLTGQTVVVPGDLSSAAFFLVAATIVPQSEVKLTNVNLNPTRTGILRVLDQMGADVTIEPIPTTGEPRGNLLVRSSQLQPIHLTASDIPAVIDELPLVALLAATADGTSTIRGAVELRVKETDRISVLKTELEKLGVAVTEYPDGLAITGRPAWDVQDSKLDSHGDHRIGMMLSIAALRSHTPLILQNEEAVAVSYPQFFTDLEQLREDH
- a CDS encoding MerR family transcriptional regulator, which codes for MLKISEMARLANTTRRTLIFYDKQGIFRPQRRDAHGYRYYDYNQLYNLTFILGLRSLGVSLDEIKKLQGKHRQGLAPDKLVELQTQINHKIDELTAIQTVINHQLHQTTTPKRPLDEPFLQNEIETAFWCSQQSVNCTEEEVAQLFAEFYQQFNQLAVLDTNQSGFLTNLGVDQPDGYPTASFRIIREVHKPAPTVMIPSITKPAGLFVGIRVENTLAGIHQGLTKLRHFCQQQHLQTENYLWQINDNNQFVTNGASQFGILEFRVSNRVN
- a CDS encoding replication-associated recombination protein A is translated as MRQSSLFANDEETAPLASRVRPQTLEQFVGQQTLLGHGKILRELIENDQVSSMIFWGPPGTGKTTLAEIIAKTTQAHFISFSAVDSSISKIKKVMQQAETEREVGQKTIVFVDEIHRFNKAQQDAFLPYVEQGSIILIGATTENPSFEINSALLSRCKVFVLKPLQVPDIVKLLHQALNHPNGFPNQTIKIGDNELQAIATFSNGDARTALNTLEMAVLNGKRDQNVVTITTDDLSQLISQKSVLYDKNGEEHYNLISALHKSMRNSDVDAAIYWLSRMLAGGEYPLYIARRLVRFASEDIGLADSNALNVAINVFQACQFLGMPECDVHLVEAVTYLSLAPKSNALYKARLAAEKDVKKTINDPVPLQIRNAPTKLMKDLGYGKDYQLAHSHQAKLTTMKTMPPNLEGSEYYLPTTSGNERRFKDRLEQIKAWHQKHD
- a CDS encoding prephenate dehydrogenase, with the protein product MTTVFIHGFGLLGSSLARVLRQEAEPVTIIGSDHNPAQIEYAREHQLLDQTSTGLERAPEADVIILATPVDQIKQTLRALAKLPLQPGVIVTDVGSTKQSVVKASQALAATPAVFVGGHPMAGSHKTGARAGRADLFENAFYFQTPQSSAERAAAQQLQHLLAGTKVKFVQITPERHDRLVGQVSHLPHVLAAGLVNQSKQALQSDSLGLRVAAGGFKSMTRIAAADPTMWQSILLNNGPVVSDQVAAYIETLQRVQTAINQQDGPALWEYFQSAQQSRQQLEQQDDNQGAGFYDLFLDIPDQPGTIARVTTLLAQAHLNLVNLQILEVREDVNGILQLTFSTAADAQRAETALAPEYHIVRRD
- a CDS encoding shikimate kinase, whose protein sequence is MDLILIGFMGSGKTTISQLLGERLGVPVTDLDQVIVETAERSIAAIFAEQGEVGFRLLETQALATQLDQPGILATGGGVPTQEQNRELLQCHAAPVVLLEIAPETAYERVKADEHRPIAKNLDLAELAALKDSRQGYYQSCADLVVDANQDPKAIVNEIMNYYQLN